The Georgenia sp. TF02-10 genome window below encodes:
- a CDS encoding MarR family winged helix-turn-helix transcriptional regulator: MRSRQALALPDDARHPQTPGPPERSGQPYTPAHPDDGQLGPPAERRDEVDRIVEAWRRERPDLHTMPLHVFSRVTRLARHLDLTRRKAFTEHGVEAWEFDVLSALRRAGEPYELTPGRLIAETLVSSGTMTNRIDRMQAHGLVVRAADPADRRVVQVRLTAEGRRRVDAAMSALLASEDELLGGLDDTERAVLRDSLRTVLLHFDEA; this comes from the coding sequence ATGCGCAGCCGCCAGGCGCTCGCACTTCCCGACGACGCGAGACATCCCCAGACGCCCGGACCGCCGGAACGCTCCGGCCAGCCCTACACGCCTGCGCACCCGGACGACGGCCAGCTCGGCCCGCCGGCCGAGCGCCGGGACGAGGTGGACCGGATCGTCGAGGCGTGGCGGCGGGAGCGCCCGGACCTGCACACCATGCCGCTGCACGTCTTCTCCCGGGTCACCCGCCTCGCCCGGCACCTGGACCTCACCCGGCGGAAGGCGTTCACCGAGCACGGCGTGGAGGCGTGGGAGTTCGACGTCCTCTCCGCGCTGCGCCGGGCGGGCGAGCCGTACGAGCTCACGCCCGGCCGGCTCATCGCCGAGACGCTCGTCTCCTCCGGGACGATGACGAACCGCATCGACCGGATGCAGGCGCACGGTCTCGTCGTCCGAGCAGCCGACCCCGCGGACAGGCGGGTGGTGCAGGTGCGGCTGACCGCCGAGGGCAGGCGACGGGTGGATGCGGCGATGTCGGCGCTGCTGGCCTCCGAGGACGAGCTGCTCGGTGGCCTCGACGACACCGAGCGGGCGGTCCTCCGGGACTCCCTGCGCACGGTGCTGCTGCACTTCGACGAGGCGTGA
- a CDS encoding ABC transporter ATP-binding protein: MSALEIDHLNKTYGTLRALQDLTFDVRAGEIFGFVGSNGAGKTTAMRIVLGVLAADSGEVRWEGRPLDLTARRRVGYMPEERGLYPRMKVGEQLTYLARLHGMSPDAAREAMTYWTDRLGVGPRRGDHVEKLSLGNQQRVQLAAALVHAPDVLVLDEPFSGLDPVAVDVMSAVLRERADAGVPVIFSSHQLDLVERLCDRVGIIRAGQMEALGTIEELRTTEDARWLLDAGPAVDADAVRSWAVPGTTVLGPARRASGVVVALDGEPAARTLLTTALGHAAVREFSPLRPTLTDLFRDVVSAEEPPPDGAADPAAVGQPKEAAWTR; this comes from the coding sequence ATGAGCGCGCTCGAGATCGACCATCTCAACAAGACCTACGGCACGCTCCGCGCGCTGCAGGACCTCACCTTCGACGTCCGAGCCGGGGAGATCTTCGGCTTCGTCGGCTCCAACGGCGCCGGCAAGACCACGGCGATGCGGATCGTCCTCGGCGTCCTGGCCGCCGACTCCGGGGAGGTCCGCTGGGAGGGCCGGCCGCTGGATCTCACGGCCCGCCGGCGGGTCGGCTACATGCCCGAGGAGCGTGGCCTGTACCCGCGGATGAAGGTCGGCGAGCAGCTGACCTACCTGGCCCGGCTGCACGGGATGTCCCCGGACGCCGCGCGGGAGGCGATGACCTACTGGACCGACCGGCTCGGCGTCGGGCCGCGGCGCGGGGACCACGTGGAGAAGCTGTCCCTGGGCAACCAGCAGCGGGTGCAGCTGGCCGCCGCGCTCGTCCACGCCCCGGACGTCCTCGTCCTCGACGAGCCCTTCTCCGGCCTGGACCCGGTGGCGGTGGACGTGATGAGCGCGGTGCTGCGGGAGCGGGCCGACGCCGGGGTGCCGGTGATCTTCTCCTCCCACCAGCTGGACCTGGTCGAGCGGCTGTGCGACCGGGTCGGGATCATCCGCGCCGGCCAGATGGAGGCCCTGGGCACGATCGAGGAGCTGCGCACCACCGAGGACGCCCGCTGGCTGCTCGACGCCGGCCCGGCCGTCGACGCCGACGCCGTCCGGTCCTGGGCGGTCCCGGGCACCACCGTCCTCGGCCCGGCCCGCCGGGCCAGCGGCGTCGTCGTCGCGCTCGACGGCGAGCCCGCCGCCCGCACGCTGCTCACCACCGCCCTCGGCCACGCCGCCGTGCGGGAGTTCTCGCCGCTGCGGCCGACCCTGACCGACCTGTTCCGCGACGTCGTCAGCGCGGAGGAACCACCGCCCGACGGCGCCGCCGATCCGGCCGCCGTCGGCCAGCCGAAGGAGGCCGCATGGACGCGCTGA
- a CDS encoding ABC transporter permease: MDALSTVWMVAKREVSTRLMTKANIISMAVMLAVILVGTVVGGYFLNRDSEPDTTAVAVDTTAAELTGPLEAAAAEQDLPLEVSTLSRTEAEERILPADDADPSLDAFVGGDPAAPTLMTAEEPDEELQQVVSTAVQAYVIDTQVSELGGDPAAFRTALAQAVPQLEVLQEDESFFDGPGYLVAVIMVTLLLFTLVSTGSTIAMGVVEEKTSRVVEILLATIRPTQLLAGKIIGIGIYGLIQILLLGGASAAAAAYLGLTDTFELDLGAALVWLVVWFLVGYLLYALLFGGFAALVSRQEDIGSVTTPLMFLMFVPFYVTMFMVTSDPDSTAVRVMSQVPFFAPFMMPVRDAFNAVTTWEMALSLAIALVTIPLLVWVAARVYRRAVLHTGGRMKVTEALKG; the protein is encoded by the coding sequence ATGGACGCGCTGAGCACCGTCTGGATGGTCGCCAAGCGCGAGGTCAGCACCCGCCTGATGACCAAGGCCAACATCATCTCGATGGCGGTGATGCTGGCGGTCATCCTCGTCGGCACCGTCGTCGGCGGGTACTTCCTGAACCGGGACAGCGAGCCGGACACGACCGCCGTCGCCGTCGACACCACCGCCGCAGAGCTGACCGGGCCGCTGGAGGCGGCGGCCGCCGAGCAGGACCTGCCCCTGGAGGTCTCCACCCTCTCCCGCACGGAGGCGGAGGAGCGGATCCTGCCCGCGGACGACGCCGACCCCTCCCTGGACGCCTTCGTCGGCGGGGACCCGGCCGCGCCCACCCTGATGACCGCGGAGGAGCCGGACGAGGAGCTCCAGCAGGTCGTCTCGACGGCGGTGCAGGCCTACGTCATCGACACCCAGGTCAGCGAGCTCGGCGGGGACCCCGCCGCCTTCCGCACGGCCCTGGCCCAGGCCGTCCCCCAGCTCGAGGTGCTCCAGGAGGACGAGAGCTTCTTCGACGGACCGGGGTACCTGGTCGCCGTCATCATGGTGACCCTGCTGCTCTTCACGCTGGTCAGCACCGGCAGCACGATCGCGATGGGAGTGGTGGAGGAGAAGACCTCCCGGGTGGTCGAGATCCTGCTGGCCACCATCCGGCCCACCCAGCTGCTGGCCGGGAAGATCATCGGCATCGGGATCTACGGGCTCATCCAGATCCTCCTCCTCGGCGGCGCCTCCGCCGCCGCGGCGGCCTACCTGGGGCTGACGGACACCTTCGAGCTGGACCTGGGCGCCGCCCTCGTCTGGCTCGTCGTGTGGTTCCTGGTGGGGTACCTGCTCTACGCCCTGCTCTTCGGCGGCTTCGCCGCCCTGGTGTCCCGGCAGGAGGACATCGGCTCGGTGACCACCCCGCTGATGTTCCTGATGTTCGTCCCGTTCTACGTGACGATGTTCATGGTCACCTCGGACCCGGACAGCACGGCCGTGCGGGTCATGTCCCAGGTGCCGTTCTTCGCCCCGTTCATGATGCCGGTGCGGGACGCCTTCAACGCCGTGACCACGTGGGAGATGGCGCTGTCCCTCGCCATCGCGCTGGTGACGATCCCGCTGCTCGTGTGGGTGGCGGCGCGGGTGTACCGCCGGGCGGTGCTGCACACGGGCGGGCGGATGAAGGTCACCGAGGCGCTCAAGGGCTGA
- a CDS encoding DUF433 domain-containing protein — MSRLERITVDPGVCHGKPTVRGMRITVETILELLASGMSFDELLADYPYLEREDLLAALEYGAAASGGRHVVITGP; from the coding sequence ATGTCCCGTTTGGAGCGCATTACCGTCGACCCAGGGGTATGCCATGGCAAACCCACGGTCCGCGGCATGCGCATCACGGTTGAGACGATCCTCGAGCTCCTGGCCAGCGGTATGTCGTTCGATGAGCTTCTGGCTGACTACCCCTACCTGGAGCGTGAGGATCTCCTCGCGGCCCTCGAGTACGGTGCGGCCGCGTCAGGTGGACGTCACGTGGTCATCACGGGCCCGTGA
- a CDS encoding type II toxin-antitoxin system Phd/YefM family antitoxin: MAGHVVGRQDGRDNVDDLAAEGCTVNAEVQELRDGLSRFLAQVRDGRTVTVTDHGWPIARIVPVDRTGRLEQVVSQGRVRGARTRKVPAPRPVVGTGTVSDLVAEQRR; this comes from the coding sequence GTGGCCGGGCACGTGGTGGGGCGGCAAGATGGCCGCGACAACGTGGACGACCTAGCCGCGGAGGGCTGCACCGTGAACGCCGAAGTGCAGGAGTTGCGTGACGGTCTGAGCCGTTTCCTCGCCCAGGTCCGCGACGGTCGCACGGTCACCGTGACCGATCATGGCTGGCCGATCGCCCGCATCGTGCCGGTCGACCGGACCGGCCGGCTCGAGCAGGTTGTGAGCCAGGGCCGCGTCCGAGGGGCCCGAACCCGGAAGGTGCCCGCCCCGCGGCCCGTCGTCGGCACCGGGACGGTCAGCGACCTTGTGGCCGAGCAACGCCGATGA